In Spinacia oleracea cultivar Varoflay chromosome 5, BTI_SOV_V1, whole genome shotgun sequence, a single window of DNA contains:
- the LOC110785181 gene encoding uncharacterized protein — MGKYVWAVASKQDNVWIKWVNAVYVKDGVWWEYQPNASANWYWRKICETKEFLKQYYSQNEFSTIAQYSVKVVYEKLIEARPLVTWDRLVWNRLNVPRHRFICWMAVQARLQTTAKLARIGVSVSRLCLLRGQQNEDHKHLFFSCSYSQQCLNGIRSWLSIPGVSSDLQQITRGIDHSRHSHFKKQVWYAGLAATVYVVWQCRNGSFWGKCVPTVQYSVKSIKHVVKDRIKVVMPKKASRRDCT, encoded by the coding sequence ATGGGAAAATATGTGTGGGCTGTTGCTTCTAAACAGGATAATGTGTGGATTAAGTGGGTTAATGCTGTGTATGTTAAAGATGGGGTTTGGTGGGAATACCAGCCTAATGCTTCAGCCAACTGGTATTGGAGGAAAATTTGTGAAACTAAAGAGTTTTTAAAGCAATATTACTCTCAGAATGAGTTTAGTACTATTGCTCAGTACTCAGTTAAAGTGGTATATGAGAAATTAATTGAGGCTAGACCTTTGGTCACCTGGGACAGGTTAGTTTGGAATAGGCTAAATGTTCCAAGACATAGATTTATTTGCTGGATGGCTGTTCAAGCTAGACTTCAAACCACAGCAAAGCTTGCTAGAATTGGAGTTAGTGTGTCCCGCCTGTGTTTATTACGTGGGCAACAGAATGAGGATCATAAGCATTTGTTTTTCTCTTGCTCCTACAGTCAGCAATGCCTTAATGGTATTAGAAGTTGGTTGAGTATCCCTGGTGTTTCTTCTGATCTTCAGCAGATCACAAGGGGGATTGATCATAGCAGACATTCTCATTTCAAGAAGCAAGTCTGGTATGCAGGACTTGCAGCAACAGTCTATGTGGTTTGGCAGTGCAGAAATGGTAGCTTTTGGGGTAAGTGTGTTCCTACAGTGCAGTATTCTGTAAAAAGTATTAAACATGTTGTGAAAGATAGAATCAAAGTTGTTATGCCTAAGAAGGCTAGTAGGAGGGATTGTACTTGA